agggTGTGCGTGTGTCTCTGGATATGACCACTCTGACTATCATGCGAATTCTTCCCCGAGAGGTCGATCCTCTTGTCTACAACATGACCACGTTTGAGCCTGGAGAGCTGACCTTCTCCGGTATCGGTGGCCTCAACGAGCAGATCCGTGAACTCAGAGAGGTCATTGAGCTGCCTCTGAAGAACCCCGAGCTGTTTTTGCGAGTCGGAATCAAGCCTCCCAAGGGTGTGCTTCTGTACGGCCCTCCCGGAACAGGAAAGAccctgctggccaaggccgtGGCCGCCACTATTGGCGCAaacttcatcttctcgCCCGCCTCAGCTATCGtcgacaagtacattggAGAGTCTGCCCGTCTGATTCGAGAAATGTTCGGATACGCCAAGGAACACGAGCCCTGTATCATCTTCATGGACGAGGTGGACGCCATTGGAGGACGTCGATTTTCCGAGGGAACCTCCTCCGACCGAGAAATCCAGCGAACGCTCATGGAGCTGCTGAACCAGATGGATGGTTTCGACTATCTCGGAAAGACCAAGGTCATCATGGCCACCAACCGGCCCGATACTCTGGACCCCGCCCTGCTGCGAGCAGGCCGTCTGGACCGAAAGATCGAGATCCCACTGCCCAACGAGGCCGGCCGTCTGGAGGTGTTTAAGATCCACGCTGCTGGCGTTCAGAAGCAGGGCGAAATCGATTACGAGGCCCTGGTCAAGATGAGCGACGGTTTCAACGGAGCAGATATCCGAAACGTGGTCACCGAGGCTGGCTTCTTTGCCATCCGAGACGATCGGGACTACATTGTTCAGAacgatctgctcaaggccTGCAGAAAGGTGTccgagaacaagaagctggagggTAAGCTCGAGTACGAGAAGTTGTAGTAGACTAGTTAAGCATTTAATCGCAAGTGAGAGTGTAGTTTGCCTGTAGTGCCAAAGCACTATTATGTTTCAGCTGTGGCATATGATGTATACTGATAATGAGTTTATCACGATGTTGCCATGTTCAGCTACGTTGTCAACTATTACACTCCATCGAGATCGTACTGAGAGAAAACGACCTGgttgctacttgtatcatGAGCATGCTTTCGTTATAATGTCATCAATTTCCATATGAATGTCCTTCGTTATCTATGGCCACTTGTCTCTTAAGagatcatctccatcacccTATAATCAtcatcctccacctcctctgGAATACCGTGAATCGTGGCTTTGTGGAAATCCTCATCCAGTCTTCTCTTGGCCTTTGCAAACTTGTTCCCAAAGTTCTCTCCATCCACCACAATGTCCCCCTTGATGAGTTTCTCCTGTGAGACCATCCAGGCGTCAAGACTTGGGACTTTCAGATCCGGGATCGTTCTGAATGGCACAAAAAAGCCAGTCCTGAACGAGTTGAAGTGTGTGCGGTTCTTGAGCCGGGGAGAAGACAGATCTGTCGTCATAACATGGACATGGACATGATTCATGCTGGGCACCGAGTGGATGCCTGACTGGATCTTCACGTCCTTGGAGTATCCCTTTGTACGAATGAACTCGACAGCAACCATTTTCTCAACTTTTTCCACCATGGCACGAGTTTTTTCGTACAGGTTGTCGTCTTCAAACGCCTTTAGAGGATGGGTATCGGGCTTGACAGCCTTGGGTAACACCAGGTAATGGATATGTGATTTCGGGAACGCATCTTTGATCACGACAAAGTCTGGTGTGTCGAGAGTCACATCGTTGGGGAATTTTTCAGGACTCTTTATGTACTGACCTAGTGCGTATTTCCATGACATGTTTGAGAGTGATGCCGTATGTATCAGACTGTGTGAGACGTACTTTTATACACTCCAACGCAttgggagcaggagcaggaggtAGAAAAAGACGATGGCGAAGAACAATCAAAACGACGCAATGCGAGTATTTCGAGACAGTTTTTGAGATGGATCGACAAAGTATGGCATTGTGATCTCATTACTTAGTTTTACTTACCATTGCTTCCCCCTGGTAGTGGAATTAGCAGGATCTTTCTAGCAGGTAAAATGCTTACAAAAGCTAGGATCTTACTTGATCGTTTACTTGACCTAATACTTGGCTCTACCTCTACCATTTAAGAACCaaacaaaaagaaagaagagaaaaatCGAATAACATGGCGGGCCTCCCATCCCCAGAACTAAACGCCTGTCTACTCCACGACATTTGCCGTTACTGAACCACCATCTCATCAGACAACATTGctccacctacaagtagcccaCTTTTCAGTCAAGTGCGGCTACAGTAACAGTCTTCCGTAGGAGTCTGGAAGAGCCAtgagtgaaaaaaaaaaaaaaaaaaaaaaaaaagggctTTAATTGATGATACAATGTGTATTTGTACCACACAAAGGACCTATCATactggtcacgtgacagttGTATATTGACCCCATCCCTCGATCTCACCTAACTGACCACGTGACGACAAGTGCAAGGACGAGTACACTTCTCATTGGGATCTACAAGGGCATGCTTCAATTTCCCTTTTCGTTTCAACTTCTGGAAGTCTCCACAATCTGTCACAGTATGCTCTTTTTGACAGCGCAGGTAAATAAGCATGTTGCTTACTAGAACTGGTAAATAAGCACGTGAGTTAGTTGCCAGTAGTTTTGCAGTCTGAAGCAGGTGGGAAAGCGGCTCCATTCACCGCCACACAATCTCTGCACAAGCTGTACAACCTCATTCCTTCGGTCTCACTTGCGTTTCAGTACACGCACCTTCTACGAGACAACCCTGCATACCCCGGGCTGCACATGCTCACAGagttactgtactcgtaggtGACAGCTCATCGACTTAACGAACGTGGTGCAGGTGGCGTAGAGGAGCTAGGAGAGGGGAGAGGGGGTGGATCGGTCAAAAGCGCGATTGACGGGGGGATTAGAAGGTCCTTATATACACTTTGAACACGTCATCAGTGACACAGGCCGTGTGACATGCCCACTTGCCACGTCCACCCTTTTTTCGAGATACGCGTCGCAACTTTGATGCAAATGACTGGTTTTTGCTTCGTCTGTCGATCTCTGGAACGGGGGGTTGAAAGCTGTGAATGGGCGGGTAATCGGGAAGATATATATACGACTGGACTCGCAAATCACAGACAAACAAGATGCACTTTTCGGATTTTCGCAGAGACCCCTACAATCCCAACTAcactccactcctcctcggcttACCCTACCTCTTTTTTCCATGGTCCCAACCCACTTTACATTACGTGTCCCAAACAGAGTTGGGACAGGTATAACCCAGCATAGTGCTTTGGTCTATCCACATCTTGTACACCTCACACACACCATCCCCCTACACtaccacaaacacacaacatgGCCGGTGTAAGATTTCTCGACCTGGTGAAACCGTTCACGCCCTTCTTGCCCGAGGTCCAGGCGCCCGAGCGAAAGGTGCCCTTCAACCAGAAGATCATGTGGACCGCCGTGACCCTCATGATTTTCCTGGTCATGAGTGAGATCCCTCTGTACGGTATCAACTCGTCAGACAAATCCGACGCGCTGTACTGGCTGCGAATGATGCTTGCTTCCAACCGAGGCTCTCTGATGGAGCTCGGTATCACCCCCATTGTGTCGTCCGGAATGGtgttccagctgcttggagGAACCCAGCTGATCGAGGTCAACATGGACCTCAAGTCCGATCGAGAGCTTTACCAGACCGCCCAGAAACTGTTTGCCATCATCCTCTCGCTTGGTCAGGCCACCGTCTACGTCTTGACTGGCATGTACGGTCCCCCCAAGGATCTCGGTGTCGGTGTCTGTCTGCTTCTCATCTTCCAGCTTGTTCTTGCCGCCCTTGTTGTTATTCTGCTCgatgagctgctgcagaaggGTTACGGTCTCGGATCCGGTATCTCGCTCTTCATTGCCACCAACATCTGTGAGCAGATCTTCTGGAAGGCTTTTGCCCCCACCACTGTCAACAAGGGCCGGGGCTACGAGTTTGAGGGCGCCATTGTCGCGTTTGTGCACCTACTCTTCACCCGAaaggacaagaagcgagCCATCATTGAGGCTTTCACCCGACAGGATCTGCCTAACATGTCTCAGCTGGTGACTACTGTGGCCATTTTCGCTGCCGTCATCTACCTCCAGGGCTTCCGAGTCGACATCCCCGTCAAGTCATCCAAGCAGCGAGGCCCCTACGGCGTCTTCCCCATCAAGCTCTtctacacctccaaccTGCCCATCATGCTGCAGTCCGCCCTGACCTCCaacatcttcatcatctcccAGATGCTGTTCAAGAAGTTCCCCACGAACGTGCTCGTCCGGCTGCTCGGTGTGTGGGACGGCCGAGAGGGCATGCAGCAGCTCTTCCCCGTCTCCGGTATCGCCTATTACATGCAGCCCCCCTTcaacgccaaggaggcACTGGCTGACCCCGTCAAGACCGTCATCTACATTGCCTTTGTTCTGGGCGTATGTGCCGTCTTCTCTGCCACCTGGATTGAGATTTCCGGCTCTTCTCCCCGAGATGTGGCCAAGCAGTTCAAGGAGCAGGGTCTGGTGATTGCTGGCCGACGAGAGACTTCTGCctacaaggagctcaagcgaATCATCCCCACCGCTGCAGCTTTTGGAGGAGCCACCATTGGCGCTCTGTCAGTCGCCTCCGACCTGCTCGGAGCCCTCAGCTCCGGAACCGGTATCCTCATGGCCGTGACCACAATCTACGGCTACTACGAGATggccgccaaggagggcTACGTTGATGCTGCTATTTAATTGCGCTAGGGTGTAACTGACATTCTCTGGTGTTGATTACGAAGTACGAGTCCGGTTTCGCAAAATTAATTGAAACACGGCCATTGATTGATCAAATTGTTGATGATCTGATGACCTACTAAACCCCCAAGTCATTGGTTCGGACTTGTCTCAGCATAAAATTAAAGACAACCAATAGATTCACATAGTGTATAATATTCGTGAGTGGATACGTGTCGTGTCAGATCTAGGTTTGGAAGTTATCCTGACGAGAACCTTAATACGAGAGTGGTTGGCGGAGAACCAGTTGCGCGCGCTTGAGATGGTTTGATCTGGTTGTTCGACGGCTGTATACGGAATACAGTCGTCGAACAACCAAACCAGTTCCATATGGGTAGGTTCCTGGTCGGGTGACAAATTCCATGGTGTTTTCAAAAATCCTGTATCGCCATTATTGGACCAGCTAGATCCTGTTATTCTGGTATtgacatctacaagtagtcctacaagtatgtacagtaatgcTTGTAGGTTTTTCAGTCCTCATAATCATACACAAACGATATATCATCTGTCAACGGCGAGGGGCAGACGCCAGTGCCTCTGGTATGTATCTTACGCGGCCTGTCTCACGGTGATGTGTCTTTTCGGCTTCTATGCTCAAAAACATGCCTCGTTGACACCTACGAAGCCGTATACGGAGGGGCGAGTAGCCGTAAACGACGGAAAAGTAGCCAAAAGCAGCACAAATTACAACGACATGACAGTTGGTATAACAACAGTGTGTATGCGGAGACATGCGAGACGGGCTAGGTAGAGGAACCTTTTGCTATCCTGAGAGGTAAGTTtcattcacgtgactgtaGGTGAAATATAAAATTGGCGCGTGGTGTttgattatgtaatcagGAGAGGTGACTTGAAGCTGTCTCAATGTTACTGTACGGAAGCTGAGTATAGATGTAAATACTGTATTTACTGGATGGTTTGAAGATGACTCGCATGTTCAtttagtacagtattgtcAGTGTGTAGTTACTTGGGAGTGTGTAAGTAGTGTGACTGAACACAACACAGCGAAAGGGGATCTTCTACTCTGGTAGTTCTCGCCAAAAGTATGAGTAAGACTACAGAAATAACTCAATTGAGTCCTCATAAATAAAACGCTTTGTTTGAATCCTACTTTACAAGTATTTACATCTACAACCACCCTCAAATCGCGTCGTCCCAGCTTTGTTCCCTACTAAACTCTGATTCATGGTCCGCATTATCTCTCAccatcttcaacaccatcaccaactaTGCGAGTAGGACTAATTGTGCTCATCATTGGGTTTTTGTGGTGGACGCCCTCGTGGCTGACTAAGCGActcaacaagaaccacGCTGAGCCCACCATCATCGACAATCATATCACTCTTCTCATTGCGCATcccgacgacgaggccaTGTTTTTCGGCCCTACCCTCGACCTTCTGACGCGCAAAgaacacaaaaacaaagTGTCTATTCTGTGTCTTTCTACTGGAAACGACGAGGGACTGGGCGAAATTCGAAAATCAGAACTTGTTGAGTCAGCGGCCATCTTCGGGGTGTCGGCTGAAAAAGTTCACGTCCTGGACCGCCCAGAGCTGCAGGATGGTATGGAAAACGAATGGGATAGAACCATGGTTGCCGGAGTGATTGAGGAAGTTGTACCCACCACTCAGACTATTGTCACGTTCGACGCCGAGGGTGTTTCGGGCCATATCAACCATAGATCAGTCTACTATGGAGCACTTTACTACGCCAAAGAAAACCCTGGAGTCACTGTGTGGACTCTGGAGTCTGTGCCCGTGTACCGCAAATACACTGCAGTCATTGACGGATTTGTCACCACTTTGTTGCGGTCTATACTTCCCTCAAACTCTCGAGTTTCCACCGCCGCAGATTACAAGGCGTACCAGGATGCTCGAAAGGCCATGGTAAAGGCTCATGTGAGTCAGATGAAGTGGTTCCGATACGGATGGATTACTTTGTCCAGATACATGTGGTTTAATGAGCTGGTGAGAGCCTAGAGGAGGTATAGAAGTTATCTAACACACGTACATTGTTTTATTGCATTGAATCATTGGAACTATTGTAGTTTTGTAGACATAAAATCATTCATTCATACTATATACTCCATTCGTAATAACCTGGCAGTTCTATCTAGTCTACAACTGCAAAAAgttctcctcgtcttcctcatcttcaGGAATGTACTTCAACTCCTGCACCAACGCACTGTCCAAAATGTCCAGCTCGTTACCCTCCTCTCCACCAACAGGCACATTTCCAGCCATCTTgtactgctgctcaagctcgTGAATCTTGGTGCTGATAAATTCCTGCATCTGAGTGTGCTCCTGGAACGTTCTAGCCacctcaatggccttggggAAGTTGCCTGTGGTTGTGTATCGTCTCAGGAGAAGACCAATATATGTGGAGACAACGGCCGCCATTTCTCCAACCTTATCCACGCTCAGAGCGTAGTGCATCAGAGTTTGGAGGTCTTCAAGACGGTCTCTGGCGAGCAAGTCTCTGATTCGAAGAGAATACTGCgcgggagaaggagggtaGTCGAACTCAACAATATTGGACCACACAGAGTTGCACATTTCCTTTGAGCTTTGTCCGTGAGGGATACCAGTGTACAGAGCATGTCTCATTAGATGGGTCCAGTATCCCTGAGCCAACTGACTGTCAAGTCGAATGCCGTAGATATCAGCAATAGTTTCACAATATGCCTTTCCTTCGACTAGACGGTCATTCAGACCGAATGCGTCAATGATAGAGATGAGAGTGAATGGAGTCGGGTGCATTATCGAAGTGTGGGGTACTCGAGGTCCCTCCAACTTTCCACTGTTGAATCCCACTCCCCACAGGTTCTCACAGATGCTCACCGCCATAGGTAAGTTGTTCTGCTGACCATAGTGGTTGAGAGCAATGGCGTATGTGATTCGAGTGGGCTCGATACCCCGGTCTCGCATCTCGTTCATGAATTCGATGGGATCAAGCGCATGAGCTCTAGAATCGGACACGTCCTTGTTGGTCGCCCAGAACTTGGCACCTGCCAGATCGGGCATGTCACTGTTACCTCGGAGCCGGGGGGAGGCATCGGTTCGAGCCTTGAGGTACGCGTTGTACAGAGCAGATGTCTTGTCGCACTCGTTGAGCATGGCCTGCTCCCATGCGTCCTGTACCTGCTTTGGGCGTCGCGTCAGGTGAGCCAGCTTGATGAGATATGTGTAATGACGGGCGTTGAGGCCAGGCACAAAGTGCGACAGACTCTCCAGCACCTGCAGACGGGCAGTGTTGTATGTTCGTAGCTTGGAAATGGGAATACCTCTCACCTCCTCGTACACATTCTCCAGCAATTGGCCGTACAGAATGGGTGTGATGGCCTCGGGTCCGCTGGTCTCGCAGATCTCCAGCGCAAGTTTGAGAGCTCCGGTGCcattctccttcttgttccGCTTGTTGAGCGCAATGCTGAGATTGTCGGTTAGCCGGTGACCCGTCGGAGGCTCCACGGCCTCGGGCTTGAAGTTGAAGTGCCAGGACACGTGGTAGGGATCTCGGTAGCCTCTTGTCTGGACGGCGGCGAGCCGTCGTAGTGGttttccagctcgtccGCAGCTCCGTAGCATTTTTCGGGGGGTTGAGAAGACACTTGCAAGACCTGCATCCCACCACTAAAATCCCAGATCAAGGTTCGGATTATATAAGCGTGATAAAAGGCCAGTCTTCAAGTACGTCCTTGTACAACAGCAAgtagtactcgtactaaTACCTGTAGGTGAATGTGTGAAATGGAAGGGACTCTCAATATATATGCTAGTTTCAGAAATCTACTTCGTCTAGCGCATTATAAATACGTCGTTCTTATGGCGCACACCACGACATTTGAGGAGAGAATGACTTATTGAGATTGTTTTACGGGTAATAATACTGATATGAAGAAAATTTTGATATGATAAAGAAAACTAATATCCAGcaatgaaaaaaaaaatatactCAGGGTGACTTGTAGCCTCAGAAATTCTTCTAATGAATCAACTAAGTTCCTAAGTAATGTAAGTTACTAATGTTTAACAACTCATGTTCATTCATATACCTCTCTAACGTGATATATAGGGAATGGATTATCCAGAAACTTTGACAGTGTATCAATGACTATACCAGTTTCCTGCCTGTAGGGTTATCATGTCTGTAACAGAATTATTAAACCAGATA
This genomic interval from Yarrowia lipolytica chromosome 1E, complete sequence contains the following:
- a CDS encoding uncharacterized protein (Compare to YALI0E21890g, similar to uniprot|Q08702 Saccharomyces cerevisiae YOR258w, similar to Saccharomyces cerevisiae HNT3 (YOR258W); ancestral locus Anc_8.707), which codes for MSWKYALGQYIKSPEKFPNDVTLDTPDFVVIKDAFPKSHIHYLVLPKAVKPDTHPLKAFEDDNLYEKTRAMVEKVEKMVAVEFIRTKGYSKDVKIQSGIHSVPSMNHVHVHVMTTDLSSPRLKNRTHFNSFRTGFFVPFRTIPDLKVPSLDAWMVSQEKLIKGDIVVDGENFGNKFAKAKRRLDEDFHKATIHGIPEEVEDDDYRVMEMIS
- a CDS encoding uncharacterized protein (Compare to YALI0E21912g, uniprot|P78979 Yarrowia lipolytica protein- translocation complex alpha subunit, similar to Saccharomyces cerevisiae SEC61 (YLR378C); ancestral locus Anc_4.230) — translated: MAGVRFLDLVKPFTPFLPEVQAPERKVPFNQKIMWTAVTLMIFLVMSEIPLYGINSSDKSDALYWLRMMLASNRGSLMELGITPIVSSGMVFQLLGGTQLIEVNMDLKSDRELYQTAQKLFAIILSLGQATVYVLTGMYGPPKDLGVGVCLLLIFQLVLAALVVILLDELLQKGYGLGSGISLFIATNICEQIFWKAFAPTTVNKGRGYEFEGAIVAFVHLLFTRKDKKRAIIEAFTRQDLPNMSQLVTTVAIFAAVIYLQGFRVDIPVKSSKQRGPYGVFPIKLFYTSNLPIMLQSALTSNIFIISQMLFKKFPTNVLVRLLGVWDGREGMQQLFPVSGIAYYMQPPFNAKEALADPVKTVIYIAFVLGVCAVFSATWIEISGSSPRDVAKQFKEQGLVIAGRRETSAYKELKRIIPTAAAFGGATIGALSVASDLLGALSSGTGILMAVTTIYGYYEMAAKEGYVDAAI
- a CDS encoding uncharacterized protein (Compare to YALI0E21868g, similar to Saccharomyces cerevisiae RPT4 (YOR259C); ancestral locus Anc_8.708, highly similar to uniprot|P53549 Saccharomyces cerevisiae YOR259c CRL13 26S proteasome regulatory subunit); the protein is MIIYSPIFCLYLSLLYSHLHSPRHHTPLFYQTLILGGASPLHILEPQRSSYYISTTHHNTHNMENDPLLAALNQEAPEVAATPTDPEREKAIESFKRKLKEHREYEVKLKDLRLGIRDLERKFDKTEDDIKALQSVGQLIGEVLKQLDEERFIVKASNGPRYIVGCRSSIKKEKLLQGVRVSLDMTTLTIMRILPREVDPLVYNMTTFEPGELTFSGIGGLNEQIRELREVIELPLKNPELFLRVGIKPPKGVLLYGPPGTGKTLLAKAVAATIGANFIFSPASAIVDKYIGESARLIREMFGYAKEHEPCIIFMDEVDAIGGRRFSEGTSSDREIQRTLMELLNQMDGFDYLGKTKVIMATNRPDTLDPALLRAGRLDRKIEIPLPNEAGRLEVFKIHAAGVQKQGEIDYEALVKMSDGFNGADIRNVVTEAGFFAIRDDRDYIVQNDLLKACRKVSENKKLEGKLEYEKL
- a CDS encoding uncharacterized protein (Compare to YALI0E21934g, weakly similar to uniprot|P23797 Saccharomyces cerevisiae YMR281w GPI12 N-acetylglucosaminyl phosphatidylinositol deacetylase, similar to Saccharomyces cerevisiae GPI12 (YMR281W); ancestral locus Anc_8.846), with the translated sequence MRVGLIVLIIGFLWWTPSWLTKRLNKNHAEPTIIDNHITLLIAHPDDEAMFFGPTLDLLTRKEHKNKVSILCLSTGNDEGLGEIRKSELVESAAIFGVSAEKVHVLDRPELQDGMENEWDRTMVAGVIEEVVPTTQTIVTFDAEGVSGHINHRSVYYGALYYAKENPGVTVWTLESVPVYRKYTAVIDGFVTTLLRSILPSNSRVSTAADYKAYQDARKAMVKAHVSQMKWFRYGWITLSRYMWFNELVRA
- a CDS encoding uncharacterized protein (Compare to YALI0E21956g, no similarity): MLRSCGRAGKPLRRLAAVQTRGYRDPYHVSWHFNFKPEAVEPPTGHRLTDNLSIALNKRNKKENGTGALKLALEICETSGPEAITPILYGQLLENVYEEVRGIPISKLRTYNTARLQVLESLSHFVPGLNARHYTYLIKLAHLTRRPKQVQDAWEQAMLNECDKTSALYNAYLKARTDASPRLRGNSDMPDLAGAKFWATNKDVSDSRAHALDPIEFMNEMRDRGIEPTRITYAIALNHYGQQNNLPMAVSICENLWGVGFNSGKLEGPRVPHTSIMHPTPFTLISIIDAFGLNDRLVEGKAYCETIADIYGIRLDSQLAQGYWTHLMRHALYTGIPHGQSSKEMCNSVWSNIVEFDYPPSPAQYSLRIRDLLARDRLEDLQTLMHYALSVDKVGEMAAVVSTYIGLLLRRYTTTGNFPKAIEVARTFQEHTQMQEFISTKIHELEQQYKMAGNVPVGGEEGNELDILDSALVQELKYIPEDEEDEENFLQL